In Streptomyces chartreusis NRRL 3882, the following are encoded in one genomic region:
- a CDS encoding barstar family protein, producing MPDDPAGRIVVVLDLDGVTDKAGLMDRCARDLALPEWFGRNWDALADCLADPALWPEGAVERGLLVVVRGWRAYAEKRPEEWQVAEEIFAEATDRGPGLFVTLGLGESSERAPDQPG from the coding sequence GTGCCGGACGACCCGGCCGGCCGGATCGTGGTCGTGCTGGACCTCGACGGGGTCACGGACAAGGCGGGTCTCATGGACCGCTGCGCCCGTGACCTGGCCCTGCCCGAGTGGTTCGGCCGCAACTGGGACGCCCTCGCCGACTGCCTGGCCGACCCCGCCCTCTGGCCCGAGGGAGCCGTGGAGCGGGGGCTGCTGGTCGTCGTCCGGGGCTGGCGGGCGTACGCCGAGAAGCGGCCCGAGGAGTGGCAGGTCGCGGAGGAGATCTTCGCCGAGGCGACGGACCGGGGTCCGGGTCTCTTCGTGACCCTCGGGCTTGGAGAATCCTCCGAGAGAGCCCCTGACCAGCCTGGATGA